In Piliocolobus tephrosceles isolate RC106 chromosome 4, ASM277652v3, whole genome shotgun sequence, the following are encoded in one genomic region:
- the TLX3 gene encoding T-cell leukemia homeobox protein 3, with protein MEAPASAQTPHPHEPISFGIDQILNSPDQDSAPAPRGPDGASYLGGPPGGRPGATYPSLPASFAGLGAPFEDAGSYSVNLSLAPAGVIRVPAHRPLPGAVPPPLPSALPAMPSVPTVSSLGGLNFPWMESSRRFVKDRFTAAAALTPFTVTRRIGHPYQNRTPPKRKKPRTSFSRVQICELEKRFHRQKYLASAERAALAKSLKMTDAQVKTWFQNRRTKWRRQTAEEREAERQQASRLMLQLQHDAFQKSLNDSIQPDPLCLHNSSLFALQNLQPWEEDSSKVPAVTSLV; from the exons ATGGAGGCGCCCGCCAGCGCGCAGACCCCGCACCCGCACGAGCCCATCAGCTTCGGCATCGACCAGATCCTTAACAGCCCGGACCAGGACAGCGCACCCGCCCCGCGGGGCCCCGACGGcgccagctacctgggagggcCCCCGGGGGGCCGTCCGGGTGCCACATACCCGTCTCTGCCCGCCTCCTTTGCGGGCCTCGGCGCGCCCTTCGAGGACGCGGGATCTTACAGTGTCAACCTGAGCCTAGCGCCCGCCGGCGTGATCCGGGTGCCGGCGCACAGGCCGCTGCCCGGGGCCGTGCCACCGCCTCTGCCAAGCGCGCTACCCGCCATGCCCTCCGTGCCCACGGTGTCCAGCCTGGGCGGCCTCAATTTCCCCTGGATGGAGAGCAGCCGCCGCTTCGTCAAAGACCGCTTCACAG CGGCGGCCGCACTCACGCCCTTCACCGTGACCCGGCGCATCGGCCACCCCTACCAGAACCGGACGCCGCCCAAGCGTAAGAAGCCGCGCACGTCCTTTTCCCGGGTGCAGATCTGCGAGCTGGAAAAGCGCTTCCATCGCCAGAAGTACCTGGCCTCTGCCGAGAGGGCGGCGCTCGCCAAGTCCCTCAAAATGACGGACGCGCAGGTCAAGACCTGGTTCCAAAACCGGAGGACCAAGTGGCG GCGGCAGACGGCGGAGGAGCGGGAGGCGGAGCGGCAGCAGGCGAGCCGGCTCATGCTGCAGCTGCAACACGACGCCTTCCAAAAGAGCCTCAACGACTCCATCCAGCCCGACCCGCTCTGTCTGCACAACTCGTCACTCTTTGCTCTGCAGAATCTGCAGCCCTGGGAGGAGGATAGTTCCAAGGTTCCCGCAGTCACCTCCCTGGTGTGA
- the LOC111547109 gene encoding uncharacterized protein LOC111547109 — protein MELQPRDDPAESAEAPWTLPPLEERKGRTPGGRLRAACARGEGSTVAFSALRRTATRVGRIRPRPGFGRGVAATLETLPGSGQADRGLTRRCPRVPAAAGLGTRGRPVGSGDLTLEIRCRMEEAAVAHGNPFAARRV, from the coding sequence ATGGAGTTGCAACCCCGGGACGACCCGGCGGAATCCGCAGAAGCCCCTTGGACACTACCGCCGCTGGAGGAACGAAAGGGGCGCACTCCCGGGGGCAGGCTTCGCGCTGCCTGCGCGCGGGGCGAGGGGAGCACCGTAGCGTTCTCCGCACTCCGGAGGACGGCGACCCGCGTGGGGAGAATTCGCCCCCGCCCGGGTTTCGGCCGCGGCGTCGCGGCCACTTTGGAGACACTCCCTGGCTCCGGCCAGGCGGACCGAGGCTTGACTCGCAGGTGCCCACGCGTGCCAGCTGCGGCTGGGCTAGGGACGCGGGGTCGCCCGGTGGGGAGCGGGGACCTGACTCTCGAAATTCGTTGCAGGATGGAGGAGGCTGCCGTCGCGCATGGGAACCCGTTCGCGGCTCGGCGGGTCTAG